A genomic stretch from Mus pahari chromosome 6, PAHARI_EIJ_v1.1, whole genome shotgun sequence includes:
- the LOC110322927 gene encoding microtubule-associated protein RP/EB family member 1, which produces MAVNVYSTSVTSDNLSRHDMLAWINESLQLNLTKIEQLCSGAAYCQFMDMLFPGSIALKKVKFQAKLEHEYIQNFKILQAGFKRMGVDKIIPVDKLVKGKFQDNFEFVQWFKKFFDANYDGKEYDPVAARQGQETAVAPSLVAPALSKPKKPLGSSTAAPQRPIATQRTAAAPKAGPGMVRKNPGVGNGDDEAAELMQQVKVLKLTVEDLEKERDFYFGKLRNIELICQENEGENDPVLQRIVDILYATDEGFVIPDEGGPQEEQEEY; this is translated from the coding sequence ATGGCAGTGAATGTGTACTCAACGTCAGTCACCAGTGATAACCTAAGTCGACATGACATGCTGGCTTGGATCAATGAATCTCTGCAGTTGAATCTGACAAAGATAGAACAGCTGTGTTCAGGGGCTGCATACTGTCAGTTTATGGACATGCTCTTCCCTGGATCCATTGCCTTGAAGAAAGTGAAATTCCAGGCTAAGCTAGAACATGAATATATCCAGAACTTCAAAATACTACAAGCAGGCTTCAAGAGGATGGGCGTTGACAAAATAATTCCTGTGGATAAATTAGTAAAAGGAAAATTTCAGGACAATTTTGAATTTGTTCAATGGTTCAAGAAGTTTTTTGATGCAAATTATGATGGAAAAGAGTATGATCCTGTAGCTGCCAGACAAGGTCAAGAAACTGCAGTGGCTCCTTCTCTTGTTGCTCCAGCTTTGAGTAAACCGAAGAAACCTCTCGGCTCCAGTACTGCAGCCCCACAGAGACCCATTGCAACACAGAGGACTGCTGCAGCTCCTAAGGCTGGCCCCGGGATGGTACGAAAGAATCCTGGTGTGGGCAATGGAGATGATGAAGCAGCTGAATTGATGCAGCAGGTCAAAGTATTGAAGCTTACTGTTGAAGacttggagaaggagagagacttcTACTTCGGAAAGCTAAGGAACATTGAACTGATTTGCCAGGAGAATGAGGGGGAAAATGACCCTGTACTGCAGAGGATTGTAGATATTCTTTATGCCACAGATGAAGGCTTTGTGATACCTGATGAAGGGggcccacaggaggaacaagaagAGTATTAA